In one Bradyrhizobium cosmicum genomic region, the following are encoded:
- the phnH gene encoding phosphonate C-P lyase system protein PhnH, producing MTTIAELPPGFADKVLSAQSTFRSVMDAMARPGSVQRIVPMAGAPGPMMRGTAAIALTLFDHDTPLWLDARMSESSDVVKWLKFHTGAPVVQDSSIASFALISDGGLLPALERFALGTSEYPDRSTTLIVQVESLDAGRSFELRGPGIDGVATLKATIKPADLFERLHLNEALFPRGIDLVLVADDSVVAIPRTTRVVVKGS from the coding sequence ATGACGACGATTGCGGAATTGCCGCCGGGTTTCGCCGACAAGGTGCTGTCGGCGCAGTCAACCTTCCGTTCGGTCATGGACGCGATGGCGCGGCCGGGCTCGGTCCAGCGCATCGTGCCGATGGCGGGAGCGCCCGGTCCGATGATGCGCGGCACCGCCGCGATCGCGCTGACGCTGTTCGACCACGACACGCCGCTCTGGCTCGATGCGCGAATGTCGGAAAGCTCCGACGTGGTGAAGTGGTTGAAATTCCATACCGGCGCGCCGGTGGTGCAGGACTCCTCGATCGCGAGCTTCGCGCTGATCAGCGACGGCGGCTTGCTTCCGGCGCTCGAGCGCTTCGCGCTCGGCACCAGCGAGTACCCCGACCGTTCGACCACATTGATCGTTCAGGTCGAGAGCCTGGATGCGGGCCGCAGCTTCGAGCTGCGCGGCCCGGGCATCGACGGCGTCGCCACGCTCAAGGCGACGATCAAGCCCGCCGATCTGTTCGAGCGCCTGCATCTCAACGAGGCATTGTTTCCGCGCGGCATCGATCTGGTGCTGGTCGCCGATGATTCCGTGGTGGCGATCCCGCGGACAACGCGGGTCGTAGTTAAGGGAAGCTAA
- a CDS encoding carbon-phosphorus lyase complex subunit PhnI translates to MYVAVKGGERAIENAHLLLANARRGDRSVAEVSLDQISEQLGLAVDRVMSEGSLYDRELAALAIKQARGDLIEAIFLVRAFRATLPRFGASEPVDTGAMRVQRRVSSTFKDIPGGQILGPTFDYTHRLLDPSLGQGFVPEAPATAEASTAPTPRVTDILGRDGLIESSPQAEEGASVGDLTREPLNFPADRDLRLQNLARGDEGFLLAMGYSTQRGYGRNHPFAGEIRFGEVEVEFAAEDVGFAVPLGSIELTECQMVNQFKGSATEAPCFTRGYGLAFGQSERKTMSMALVDRALRARELGEEALAPAQDEEFVMSHSDNVQATGFVEHLKLPHYVDFQSELGLLRKLRKEFAEASAPDVMKEAAE, encoded by the coding sequence ATGTATGTCGCAGTCAAGGGCGGCGAGCGCGCCATCGAGAATGCCCATCTGCTGCTCGCCAATGCGCGGCGCGGCGACAGAAGCGTCGCAGAAGTCTCCCTCGACCAGATCTCGGAGCAGCTCGGCCTCGCCGTGGATCGCGTCATGAGCGAAGGCTCGCTCTATGATCGCGAGCTGGCGGCGCTCGCGATCAAGCAGGCGCGCGGCGATTTGATCGAGGCGATCTTCCTGGTCCGCGCCTTCCGCGCCACCTTGCCGCGCTTCGGCGCCAGCGAGCCGGTCGACACCGGTGCGATGCGCGTGCAGCGGCGGGTGTCCTCGACCTTCAAGGACATTCCGGGCGGCCAGATTCTCGGGCCGACCTTCGACTACACCCATCGCCTGCTTGATCCTTCGCTTGGCCAGGGCTTTGTGCCCGAAGCGCCCGCGACGGCGGAAGCTTCGACCGCGCCGACGCCGCGCGTGACCGACATTCTGGGCCGCGACGGGCTGATCGAATCGTCGCCGCAAGCGGAGGAAGGCGCCAGCGTCGGCGATCTCACCCGCGAGCCGCTGAACTTCCCGGCTGATCGCGACCTGCGCCTGCAAAACCTCGCGCGCGGCGACGAAGGTTTTCTGCTGGCGATGGGCTACTCCACCCAGCGCGGCTATGGCCGCAACCATCCGTTCGCCGGCGAGATTCGCTTCGGCGAGGTCGAGGTCGAATTCGCGGCGGAGGACGTCGGCTTCGCCGTGCCGCTCGGCTCGATCGAGCTCACCGAATGCCAGATGGTCAACCAGTTCAAGGGTTCCGCGACCGAGGCACCGTGCTTCACCCGCGGCTATGGCCTCGCCTTCGGCCAGAGCGAGCGCAAGACCATGTCGATGGCGCTGGTCGATCGCGCGCTGCGTGCCCGCGAGCTGGGTGAGGAGGCCCTCGCCCCGGCGCAAGATGAAGAATTCGTGATGTCGCATTCGGACAACGTCCAGGCGACCGGCTTCGTCGAGCATCTGAAGCTGCCGCATTATGTCGACTTCCAGTCCGAGCTCGGCCTGCTCCGCAAGCTGCGCAAGGAGTTCGCGGAAGCCAGTGCGCCCGACGTCATGAAGGAGGCCGCGGAATGA
- a CDS encoding alpha-D-ribose 1-methylphosphonate 5-phosphate C-P-lyase PhnJ, translating to MNAPAYNFAYLDEQTKRMIRRAILKAIAIPGYQVPFASREMPMPYGWGTGGVQVTAAILGPQDVLKVIDQGSDDTTNAISIRKFFAKTAGVATTTATNEATVIQTRHRIPETALQENQVLVYQVPIPEPLRFLEPRETETRRMHALAEYGLMHVKLYEDIARFGHIATAYAYPVKVNARYVMDPSPTPKFDNPKMDNCPALQLFGAGREKRIYAIPPYTQVVSLDFEDHPFEPYRFNAPCALCAAENSYLDEIVTDDKGGRMFVCSDTDYCEGRQAAGHHGSESAAPYKEKAQGGSNG from the coding sequence ATGAACGCGCCCGCCTACAATTTCGCCTATCTCGACGAGCAGACCAAGCGGATGATCCGCCGCGCGATTCTCAAGGCGATCGCGATCCCCGGCTATCAGGTGCCGTTCGCCAGCCGCGAGATGCCGATGCCGTATGGTTGGGGCACCGGCGGCGTGCAAGTGACTGCGGCGATCCTCGGCCCCCAGGACGTGCTGAAGGTCATCGACCAGGGATCCGACGACACCACCAATGCGATCTCGATACGCAAATTCTTCGCCAAGACCGCGGGCGTTGCGACGACCACGGCGACGAATGAGGCGACCGTGATCCAGACCCGTCACCGTATCCCGGAGACGGCGCTGCAAGAGAATCAGGTGCTGGTCTACCAGGTGCCGATTCCGGAGCCGCTGCGTTTCCTCGAGCCGCGCGAGACCGAGACGCGGCGCATGCACGCGCTCGCCGAATACGGCCTGATGCACGTCAAGCTCTACGAGGACATCGCCCGCTTTGGCCATATCGCGACCGCCTACGCCTATCCGGTGAAGGTGAATGCGCGCTACGTGATGGACCCGTCGCCGACGCCGAAATTCGACAATCCCAAGATGGACAATTGCCCGGCGCTGCAATTGTTCGGCGCCGGCCGCGAGAAGCGCATCTATGCGATCCCGCCTTACACGCAGGTGGTCTCGCTCGATTTCGAGGATCACCCGTTCGAGCCCTATCGTTTCAACGCGCCCTGTGCGCTGTGCGCGGCCGAAAATTCCTACCTCGACGAGATCGTCACCGACGACAAGGGCGGGCGGATGTTCGTCTGCTCGGACACCGACTATTGCGAGGGGCGCCAGGCCGCCGGCCACCACGGCAGCGAGAGCGCTGCGCCGTACAAGGAGAAGGCGCAAGGAGGCTCAAATGGCTGA
- the phnN gene encoding phosphonate metabolism protein/1,5-bisphosphokinase (PRPP-forming) PhnN, whose protein sequence is MSETTTMTQGEAGKIGPGRLVLVVGPSGAGKDTLLRLAQAACVDDHDIVFPRRVVTRESSADEDNIAVSPDEFRRSQEHGDFAVHWDAHGHSYALPLGINDDIRAGRAVVANVSRTVIGELRKAYANVVVVAITAPPDVLAQRLAARARHSDGNIGDRLARSISDASASADVTILNAGSADYHSRQLVRVIRNECWHEERPAQ, encoded by the coding sequence ATGAGCGAGACCACGACCATGACGCAGGGCGAGGCGGGTAAGATTGGCCCCGGCCGGCTCGTGCTCGTGGTCGGCCCGAGCGGGGCCGGCAAGGACACCTTGCTGCGGCTGGCGCAGGCGGCCTGCGTCGACGACCACGACATCGTCTTCCCGCGCCGTGTCGTGACGCGCGAGTCCTCCGCGGACGAGGACAATATCGCGGTCAGTCCCGACGAATTCCGTCGCTCGCAGGAGCACGGCGATTTCGCCGTGCATTGGGACGCGCACGGACATTCCTATGCGCTGCCGCTCGGCATCAATGACGATATCCGGGCCGGGCGTGCGGTCGTTGCCAACGTTTCGCGTACGGTGATCGGCGAACTGCGCAAGGCCTACGCCAACGTCGTCGTCGTCGCGATCACCGCGCCGCCGGACGTGCTGGCACAGCGGCTGGCCGCCCGCGCCCGGCACAGCGACGGCAATATCGGAGATCGCCTTGCGCGCAGCATCAGTGACGCTTCGGCCAGTGCCGATGTCACCATCCTCAATGCCGGCAGCGCGGACTATCACAGCCGCCAGCTCGTGCGCGTCATCAGGAATGAATGCTGGCACGAGGAGCGGCCTGCACAATAA
- a CDS encoding alpha-D-ribose 1-methylphosphonate 5-triphosphate diphosphatase, with the protein MNAKPKDTVIANARIVLADRVIEQGWLALAGGRIAEIGDGRAPAGAEDVGGDLIMPGLIELHTDHLEAHYVPRPKVFWNPVAAVISYDGQLATSGITTVFDSLRVWREDGAEEVDGRAGVLAAAITTARDADLLRADHFLHLRCEIPMPSVVEEAKELIDRPDVRLMSLMDHTPGQRQFRDEVKLRDYYRGKGGGKTDAELDELFAKRFEYQKKYAAANMREIVSLAHKYNIPLASHDDTTEENVVDAVRDRVSVAEFPTTLEAARGLHQAGIDILMGAPNVVRGGSHSGNIAAVDLAREGLLDILSSDYIPSSLLMAALQLPEHVPAISLPAAVRTVTKAPAEAVGLTDRGEVATGKRADLIRVHVAGQVPVVRSVWREGTRVA; encoded by the coding sequence ATGAACGCCAAGCCGAAGGATACCGTGATTGCCAATGCCAGGATCGTGCTGGCTGACCGGGTGATCGAGCAGGGCTGGCTTGCTCTCGCGGGTGGTCGCATTGCCGAGATCGGCGACGGCAGGGCCCCGGCCGGCGCGGAGGACGTCGGCGGCGACCTCATCATGCCCGGCCTGATCGAGCTGCACACCGACCATCTTGAAGCGCATTACGTGCCGCGCCCTAAGGTGTTCTGGAATCCGGTCGCGGCCGTAATCTCCTATGACGGCCAGCTGGCGACCTCAGGCATCACCACCGTGTTCGATTCGCTCCGGGTCTGGCGCGAGGATGGCGCCGAGGAAGTCGATGGCCGGGCCGGCGTGCTCGCCGCGGCGATCACGACCGCACGCGATGCCGACCTGCTGCGGGCCGACCACTTCCTGCATCTGCGCTGCGAGATTCCGATGCCGAGCGTGGTCGAGGAGGCCAAGGAGCTGATCGACCGTCCCGACGTGCGGCTGATGTCGCTGATGGACCACACGCCCGGCCAGCGCCAGTTCCGCGACGAGGTCAAGCTGCGCGACTATTACCGCGGCAAGGGCGGCGGCAAGACAGACGCCGAGCTCGACGAGCTGTTCGCAAAGCGCTTCGAATATCAGAAGAAATATGCCGCGGCCAACATGCGCGAGATCGTGTCGCTGGCGCACAAGTACAACATTCCGCTCGCGAGCCACGACGACACCACCGAGGAGAACGTCGTGGACGCCGTGCGCGATCGCGTGTCGGTGGCCGAATTCCCGACCACGCTGGAAGCCGCGCGCGGACTGCATCAGGCCGGCATCGACATCCTGATGGGGGCGCCGAACGTCGTGCGGGGTGGCTCGCATTCCGGCAACATCGCCGCGGTCGATCTTGCCCGTGAAGGCCTGCTCGATATCCTGTCGTCGGACTACATTCCGTCGAGCCTGCTGATGGCCGCGCTGCAACTGCCCGAGCATGTGCCCGCGATCAGCCTTCCGGCGGCGGTTCGTACCGTGACCAAGGCCCCCGCCGAGGCGGTTGGCCTCACCGATCGCGGCGAGGTCGCAACCGGCAAGCGCGCCGATCTGATCCGCGTGCACGTTGCCGGCCAGGTTCCGGTCGTTCGAAGCGTCTGGCGCGAAGGAACCCGCGTCGCATGA
- a CDS encoding SDR family NAD(P)-dependent oxidoreductase codes for MADDLKGRTALVTGGSRGIGAAVCRALADAGAAVAINCRERIGQAEQLAGEIVKRGGRAIVVAADVSQSEAVMNMVERVSAGLGPIDILVNNAGIAITRGVDDLTEDDFDRTILVNLKSAFLCTQAVLPSMRARKWGRIVNISSGAARGAGSIGPHYNASKAGMEGLTRGYAARLVKEGITVNAVAPSLIETDMMSGQPQLVSRIPLGRFGTADEVAKAVMLLVDNAYMTGQTVALSGGMAFN; via the coding sequence ATGGCGGATGATCTGAAAGGGCGCACGGCGCTCGTCACCGGCGGCTCGCGCGGGATTGGCGCTGCCGTCTGCCGCGCGCTGGCCGATGCAGGCGCGGCCGTGGCGATCAATTGCCGTGAACGGATCGGACAAGCCGAGCAACTGGCGGGCGAGATCGTCAAGCGGGGCGGGCGGGCGATCGTGGTTGCAGCCGACGTCTCACAGAGCGAGGCCGTGATGAACATGGTCGAGCGCGTCTCGGCCGGGCTCGGACCGATCGACATTCTCGTCAACAATGCCGGCATCGCCATCACCCGCGGCGTCGACGATCTCACCGAGGACGATTTCGACCGGACGATTCTGGTCAATTTGAAATCCGCATTCCTGTGCACGCAGGCAGTACTGCCGTCGATGCGCGCGCGGAAGTGGGGTCGCATCGTCAACATCTCCTCCGGAGCTGCGCGCGGGGCCGGTTCGATCGGCCCACACTACAATGCGTCCAAGGCCGGCATGGAAGGCCTCACGCGCGGTTACGCGGCGCGACTGGTGAAGGAAGGCATCACCGTCAACGCGGTGGCGCCGTCGCTGATCGAGACCGACATGATGAGCGGCCAGCCGCAACTCGTCAGCCGCATCCCGCTCGGCCGCTTCGGCACGGCGGACGAAGTGGCGAAGGCGGTGATGCTGCTGGTCGACAATGCCTACATGACCGGACAGACCGTCGCGCTGAGCGGCGGGATGGCGTTCAATTAG
- the phnL gene encoding phosphonate C-P lyase system protein PhnL yields the protein MTAMIDVANANKTFTMHLQGGIELPVVSGVTFRVEASECVVLSGPSGAGKSSILKMIFGNYRCDSGRIGIRHRGAVIDLATAEPRQVLNVRRATIGYVSQFLRAVPRVATIDVVAEPLIVNGMARADAQARAGQLLHRLNIPERLWQLPPATFSGGEQQRVNIARGFISELPILLLDEPTASLDAANRAVVVELVAEKKRQGVAMVAIVHDDEIRHLIADRVVDVTSFAAAA from the coding sequence ATGACCGCCATGATCGACGTCGCCAACGCCAACAAGACCTTTACGATGCACCTGCAGGGCGGCATCGAATTGCCCGTCGTGAGCGGCGTGACCTTCCGCGTCGAAGCGAGCGAATGCGTCGTGCTGTCGGGGCCATCGGGCGCCGGCAAGTCGTCGATCCTGAAGATGATCTTCGGCAATTACCGCTGCGACTCCGGCCGCATCGGCATCCGCCATCGCGGTGCGGTGATCGATCTCGCCACCGCCGAGCCGCGGCAGGTCCTCAACGTCCGCCGTGCGACCATCGGCTATGTCAGTCAGTTCCTGCGCGCGGTGCCGCGCGTTGCGACCATCGACGTCGTCGCCGAGCCCTTGATCGTGAACGGCATGGCCCGCGCCGATGCGCAGGCGCGCGCCGGCCAGTTGCTGCATCGCCTCAACATCCCCGAGCGGCTCTGGCAGCTTCCGCCGGCGACCTTCTCCGGCGGCGAGCAGCAGCGCGTCAACATCGCGCGCGGCTTCATCTCGGAGTTGCCGATTCTGCTGCTCGACGAGCCGACCGCCTCGCTCGATGCCGCCAACCGCGCCGTCGTGGTCGAGCTGGTGGCCGAGAAAAAGCGCCAGGGCGTCGCCATGGTCGCCATTGTCCATGACGACGAAATCCGCCATTTGATTGCCGACCGCGTCGTTGACGTCACCAGCTTTGCTGCCGCGGCCTGA
- a CDS encoding aliphatic sulfonate ABC transporter substrate-binding protein, whose protein sequence is MITRRHVLATALVLATALAAPARAEDKPAEIRIGTQKGGFFPAVRQRQTLENAFKPLGIEIKWIDFQFGPPLLEAINVGSVDFGYVGDAPPIFAQAGGARIRYVAAVKSDGNTQAIIVPKDSSIKTLADLKGKRVAFGKGSSAHNLLVAALEKAGLSWTDITPAPLAPADATAAFVKGSVDAWSIWDPYFALAELKENARVIALDKDVHQPNAFYIAGTDFVEKYPSLVAKLNTTFASEGVWADSHHAEVAKAQAEATGVDLEAINRFVDRSNYRIVPVDSEVIKSQQAVADRFAKLGLIPKPVNVSDIVWKWTPGS, encoded by the coding sequence ATGATCACCCGACGACACGTTCTCGCCACGGCACTCGTCCTTGCGACAGCTTTGGCCGCACCCGCGCGCGCTGAAGACAAGCCGGCGGAAATCCGCATCGGCACGCAGAAGGGCGGCTTCTTTCCGGCGGTGCGCCAGCGCCAGACGCTCGAAAATGCCTTCAAGCCGCTCGGCATCGAGATCAAGTGGATCGACTTCCAGTTCGGCCCACCATTGCTGGAGGCCATCAACGTCGGCAGTGTCGATTTCGGCTATGTCGGCGACGCCCCGCCGATCTTCGCCCAGGCCGGCGGAGCGAGAATCCGCTACGTCGCAGCGGTGAAGTCGGACGGCAACACCCAGGCGATCATTGTACCCAAGGACTCTTCGATCAAGACGCTTGCCGACCTCAAGGGCAAGCGCGTCGCGTTCGGCAAGGGATCGAGCGCGCACAATCTCCTGGTCGCGGCACTCGAAAAGGCCGGTCTTTCGTGGACCGATATCACGCCGGCACCGCTTGCACCGGCCGACGCGACAGCGGCCTTCGTGAAAGGGTCGGTCGACGCATGGTCGATCTGGGATCCCTATTTCGCGCTTGCCGAGTTGAAGGAAAATGCGCGAGTGATCGCTCTCGACAAGGACGTCCATCAGCCGAACGCCTTCTATATCGCCGGCACCGACTTCGTCGAAAAATATCCATCCCTGGTCGCCAAGCTCAACACGACGTTCGCATCGGAAGGCGTGTGGGCGGATTCGCATCACGCGGAGGTGGCGAAGGCGCAGGCCGAAGCGACCGGTGTCGATCTCGAAGCGATCAATCGCTTCGTCGACCGCTCGAACTACCGGATCGTGCCGGTCGATTCCGAAGTGATCAAGAGCCAGCAGGCCGTGGCCGACCGTTTTGCAAAGCTCGGCCTGATCCCGAAGCCGGTCAACGTCTCCGACATCGTCTGGAAGTGGACGCCGGGCTCCTGA
- the phnK gene encoding phosphonate C-P lyase system protein PhnK, with amino-acid sequence MADQDMLETDEPLLVAQSLSKSYGRIAACRDVSFSLYPGEVLAIVGESGSGKSTLLQLLSGQLAASAGHVSYRMRDGITRDLATLGEAERRFLFRTDWGFVHQDPAQGLRMAVSAGANVGERLMAVGWNHYGRIRDTASDWLTRVEIDIARIDDAPRTYSGGMRQRLQIARNLVTEPRLVFMDEPTGGLDVSVQARLLDLVRSLVSELGLAVVIVTHDLAVARLLSHRVMVMKGGRVIETGLTDQVLDDPREPYTQLLVSSILPP; translated from the coding sequence ATGGCTGATCAAGACATGCTCGAGACCGACGAGCCGCTGCTGGTCGCGCAGTCCCTCAGCAAGTCCTACGGCCGCATCGCCGCGTGCCGCGACGTGTCGTTCTCGCTCTATCCCGGCGAGGTGCTGGCGATCGTCGGCGAGTCCGGGTCGGGCAAGTCGACGCTGCTCCAATTGCTGTCGGGCCAGCTCGCGGCCAGTGCCGGCCATGTGTCCTACCGGATGCGCGACGGCATCACCCGCGATCTCGCCACGCTCGGCGAGGCCGAGCGGCGTTTCCTGTTCCGTACCGATTGGGGGTTCGTGCATCAGGATCCAGCGCAGGGACTGCGCATGGCGGTCTCCGCCGGCGCCAATGTCGGCGAGCGGCTGATGGCCGTGGGCTGGAATCACTACGGCCGCATCCGCGACACCGCGTCGGACTGGCTGACCCGCGTCGAGATCGACATCGCTCGCATCGACGATGCGCCGCGGACCTATTCCGGCGGCATGCGCCAGCGTCTCCAGATCGCCCGCAACCTCGTCACCGAGCCGCGGCTGGTGTTCATGGATGAGCCGACCGGCGGTCTGGACGTATCCGTGCAGGCGCGCTTGCTCGACCTCGTGCGCAGTCTCGTCTCGGAGCTGGGCCTCGCGGTCGTCATCGTCACCCACGATCTCGCCGTCGCGCGATTGTTGTCGCACCGCGTGATGGTGATGAAGGGCGGCCGCGTCATCGAGACCGGCCTCACCGACCAGGTGCTCGACGATCCCCGCGAGCCCTATACGCAGCTTCTCGTCTCCTCGATTCTGCCGCCATGA
- a CDS encoding outer membrane protein, giving the protein MSADLLSAPAPLRRSLLAGTSLLALAGPAFAADLPIATKAPPPAIAASWAGFYLGAHGGYGWKKDDFSQSDNFTFTAPQHINGVKSQGAVYGGHAGYNWQFGRAVTGLELDFSAGDIKGSNSISETTLAGTRTVTLSLAENVKYLGSARARLGWLPTDNVLLYGTAGLAWERLDVTASSLLTDSPPAAPATQLITTKTAIDKFGWVAGVGAEMMLGSPNWIGRVEYLHYDFGQIQTATSFNRVGGFTPELSTAGSQTIDMVRAGVSYKFGEPAHVNSLAYYGKAPVAPPQASWAGFYLGVHGGYGWGDDPFTVPGTVFMFPDGTSINGVKSKGWAAGGHMGHNWQYGRAVAGLEIDLSAADIKGTSNTLFRAIGGGGSISISVNEKVKYLGTARARLGWSPLDSLLLYGTAGLAWERLENGSTFVQADPLGTVTGASNVPADRFGWVAGAGGEVMLGSSNWIGRIEYLHYDFGRVFQEQTFSLSGAPPVSLAVTAGHQTIDLVRAGVSYKFGPDAAVTSPAAAMYAKAPRVAPPSASWAGFYLGAHAGYGWKENDFALSFFDTFVGGIKSKGWLAGGQAGYNWQYASVVAGLEIDGSATGIKGSSATATSPPFNLTLSDNVKYLGTARARLGWTPAPTWLLYGTGGLAWERVHRSSFEFDAFPGTPATSTNEVARDHFGWAAGAGVETFIGSPNWIARLEYLHYDFGKVESTFSTISTAAGTATTIEKGGRQTIDTVRVGVSYKFTP; this is encoded by the coding sequence GTGTCCGCCGATTTGCTGTCTGCTCCGGCGCCCCTGCGCCGCTCGCTCTTGGCCGGCACCTCGCTCCTGGCGCTCGCGGGACCGGCCTTCGCCGCCGACCTGCCGATCGCGACCAAAGCGCCGCCGCCGGCAATTGCCGCCTCATGGGCCGGATTTTATCTCGGCGCGCACGGCGGCTACGGCTGGAAGAAGGACGATTTTTCGCAATCCGATAACTTCACCTTCACGGCGCCGCAGCACATCAACGGCGTCAAGTCGCAAGGCGCGGTCTATGGCGGTCACGCCGGTTACAATTGGCAGTTCGGTCGTGCCGTAACCGGCCTCGAACTCGATTTCAGCGCCGGCGACATCAAGGGCAGCAACAGCATCAGCGAAACCACGCTTGCGGGAACGCGGACGGTGACGCTGTCGCTGGCCGAGAACGTCAAATATCTCGGCAGTGCCCGCGCGCGTCTCGGTTGGCTGCCCACCGACAACGTCTTGCTGTACGGCACCGCCGGTCTGGCTTGGGAGCGGCTCGATGTCACGGCGAGCAGTCTTCTGACGGACAGTCCGCCGGCTGCTCCGGCGACGCAACTCATCACCACGAAGACTGCGATCGACAAATTCGGCTGGGTCGCGGGCGTCGGTGCCGAAATGATGCTCGGGAGTCCGAACTGGATCGGCCGCGTCGAATATCTTCACTACGATTTCGGTCAGATTCAGACCGCGACCAGCTTCAACCGCGTGGGTGGCTTCACCCCGGAGCTCTCGACGGCCGGATCGCAGACCATCGACATGGTGCGCGCCGGAGTGTCCTACAAATTCGGCGAGCCCGCGCATGTCAACAGCCTGGCCTATTACGGCAAGGCGCCCGTCGCACCTCCGCAGGCGAGTTGGGCAGGCTTCTATCTCGGCGTCCATGGTGGCTATGGCTGGGGCGACGACCCGTTCACGGTGCCTGGCACCGTCTTCATGTTCCCGGACGGGACGTCGATCAATGGCGTCAAGTCCAAGGGCTGGGCGGCCGGCGGGCATATGGGTCACAACTGGCAATACGGCCGTGCCGTGGCTGGCCTCGAGATCGATCTTAGCGCCGCGGACATCAAGGGTACCTCCAACACCCTCTTCCGGGCTATCGGCGGCGGCGGTTCGATCAGTATTTCGGTCAACGAGAAGGTCAAGTATCTGGGCACGGCGCGTGCCAGGCTCGGCTGGTCACCTCTGGACAGCCTTCTGCTCTACGGCACCGCCGGTCTTGCATGGGAACGCCTGGAAAACGGCTCGACGTTCGTGCAAGCCGACCCGCTCGGCACGGTGACGGGGGCGTCGAACGTCCCTGCCGATCGTTTCGGCTGGGTCGCCGGCGCCGGCGGTGAAGTGATGCTCGGCAGTTCTAACTGGATCGGCCGCATCGAATATCTGCATTACGATTTCGGTCGCGTTTTTCAGGAACAGACGTTCAGTCTGAGCGGCGCTCCGCCTGTGTCGCTTGCGGTCACGGCGGGGCATCAGACCATCGATCTGGTCCGCGCTGGCGTATCCTACAAGTTCGGACCGGACGCCGCCGTGACCAGCCCCGCAGCAGCGATGTACGCCAAGGCGCCGCGCGTGGCGCCGCCGAGCGCGAGCTGGGCCGGGTTCTATCTCGGCGCGCATGCCGGCTACGGCTGGAAGGAGAACGATTTCGCCCTCAGCTTCTTCGATACCTTTGTTGGCGGCATCAAGTCCAAGGGGTGGCTCGCCGGCGGCCAGGCCGGCTACAACTGGCAATATGCCAGCGTGGTCGCGGGTCTCGAAATCGACGGCAGTGCTACCGGCATCAAGGGCAGTTCGGCAACCGCGACCAGCCCGCCGTTCAATTTGACGCTGTCCGACAACGTCAAATATCTCGGCACCGCGCGGGCCCGGCTCGGCTGGACCCCCGCCCCAACCTGGCTGCTCTATGGCACTGGCGGTCTCGCCTGGGAGCGTGTCCACCGCTCCTCGTTCGAGTTCGATGCCTTCCCGGGTACCCCCGCGACCAGCACCAACGAGGTCGCGCGAGACCATTTCGGATGGGCCGCCGGCGCCGGCGTCGAGACTTTCATCGGCAGCCCGAACTGGATCGCGCGACTGGAATATCTGCACTACGATTTCGGCAAGGTCGAATCCACCTTCAGTACGATCTCGACGGCCGCTGGCACTGCGACAACGATCGAAAAGGGCGGTCGTCAAACCATCGACACCGTTCGCGTCGGCGTCTCCTACAAGTTCACGCCGTAG
- a CDS encoding pyridoxamine 5'-phosphate oxidase family protein: MSVIETVEQLEAIYGDVGDASTVKVADHVTPLYRIFIEKSPFAALATIGPEGIDCSPRGDLPGFVRIHDPRTLMLPDRRGNNRVDSLRNIVRDPRVSLMFLIPGSGNAVRANGRAQLSIDPQLLASFKVEGKAPRSVMVMEIDEIYFQCARAIVRSDLWNPDKRIDPKTLPTPGQILAEMSENKVGGAEYDRIWPERAAATMW, from the coding sequence ATGTCGGTGATTGAGACGGTCGAACAGCTCGAGGCCATCTACGGTGACGTCGGTGATGCCTCGACCGTGAAAGTCGCCGACCATGTCACACCGCTCTACCGCATCTTCATCGAGAAGTCGCCGTTCGCAGCTCTCGCCACCATCGGGCCGGAGGGGATCGACTGTTCGCCGCGCGGTGACCTGCCCGGCTTCGTCCGCATTCACGACCCCAGGACGCTGATGCTGCCGGACCGGCGCGGCAACAACCGGGTCGATTCCCTGCGCAACATCGTCCGCGATCCCAGGGTGTCGCTGATGTTCCTGATCCCCGGCTCCGGCAATGCGGTCCGCGCCAACGGCCGCGCGCAACTGTCGATTGATCCGCAACTGCTGGCCTCGTTCAAGGTCGAAGGCAAGGCGCCGCGCAGCGTCATGGTGATGGAGATCGACGAGATCTACTTTCAGTGCGCCCGCGCCATCGTCCGCTCCGACCTCTGGAATCCCGACAAGCGCATCGATCCCAAGACCCTGCCGACGCCGGGCCAGATCCTCGCCGAGATGAGCGAGAACAAGGTCGGCGGCGCGGAATACGACCGCATCTGGCCGGAGCGGGCTGCGGCAACGATGTGGTGA